In the Streptomyces sp. 3214.6 genome, GGCCGTCGCCATGGCCCGGGACCAGGCGCTGCTGGACCGGGGCTGCCGTATCCGCACCCTCTATCAGCACACCCAGCGCCACCAGCCGCTCGTCCTGTCCCGCTACGAGCAGCTCCGCGGCGCCGCGGAGGCCCGCACCCTGGACGAGGTCACCGACCGGCTCATCGCCATCGACGGAACGGTCGCCTTCATCCCCGCGGGCGAGGACGGGCTGCTGGCCCTGGAGGTCCGCCACCCCGCCCTCCTCAGGTACTTCACCACCACCTTCGACCGCCTCTGGCGGCTCGCCATCCCCATGTACCCCCAGGCGGTCCGACGCCCCTCCCTGGACGGGGTGACGCCCCGCCAGCAGGCCATCGCCGCGCTGCTGGTCGAGGGCCACACCGACGCCGTCATCGCCGACCGCCTCGGCATGAACATCCGTACCGCCCGCGTCCACATCGCCAAGCTCGCCGCCACCCTCGGCAGCGAGAGCCGCGCCCAACTCGGCTATCTCATCGGCCGGTCGGGGATCCTTGACCGGGAACAGCACCGGGGGCGGGAGCAGGCGCCGGAGCAGGTGCAGGAGCCGGGGCAGGTGCAGGGGCCGGGGCAGGTGCAGGTTCAGGTGCCGGGACACTGACGCCCGACGGGCGGTCCAGGCCGACCTGGGCTATGCGGACCCCCAGTTGGGTGCGGCTGGCGGCGCCCAGGGTCTCGGAGAGACGGGCGATGTGGGCACGGCAGGTGCGGACGCTGATGCCCAGGCGCTCGGCGATGACGGCGTCCTGGTGGCCCTCGGCCAGCAGGGCGGCGATGGACTGCTCGCGGTGGGAGATGCCCTCGATGCGGGTGTCGGGGAGCGGGGCGGTGAGCGGGATCGCCAGCCGCCACAGCCGCTCGAAGACCGTCACCAGGTAGGAGATCAGGGCCGGGTGGCGCAGCTCCAGGGCCATCGTGCGGTCGGTGTTCGCCGGGATGAAGGCGACCGTGCGGTCGAAGAGGATCAGCCGGTCGATGACCTCGTCCAGCGTGCGGGCCTCCACCGCGTCGCCCATCAGCTCCAGGTAGGTGAGCAGGCCCTGGCCGTGCCGGGCGACATGGTTGTACAGGTCGCGCATGCGCACGCCGCGGCCGCGCAGTTCCAGCGCCCGGTGCAGGCCCTCCGACAGTTCGTGCTCACGCCGGATGCCGCCGGGCTGCACGGTGAGGACCTCCGTCGTGCACGCCTCGGTCGCCGCGTCCAGCGCGGCCTGGATCCGGGAGGAGCCGTCCAGGACCCGGATCGCCGCGCCCTCCCCGGCCGTCGCGCCCCGCGCCGGACCGCCCAGGCCCGCGTACCACTCGAAGGCGGCGACGGCCGCGCCCATGCGCCGCCCGCTCGCGCTGACCTCGTCGTAAAGTCCGTGCAGCAGCCGGGTCATGACCTCCTGCGGGGAGGTCGGCACCAGCCAGTCCATGTCGTCGGGGTCGGGGTGCAGAAGGGCCAGTTCGAGGAGGCACGGGACCGGCTCGGCGTCGGTCCGGGCCACCCGACCGCGCCGTACGGCCCGGGAATACACGCGGTCCCCGGCGTCGCACAGTCGGTCGGCGCCGTGTGGATGTTCCTCCGTCCCGTGCCCGGCCATCGCCCATCCCACCCCCGCCCACGCCGCTTCCGGAGCGCAACTATGCGCGGCCCGGACCGGGTCCGCAACACGGCTTGTCCGGCCGAGGCCGAGGAAAACCACCCGTCTGCGTGAGTTCCTCCCGGCCTCCTCCCCCCGCACTGCAACAAGCTGATGGTGGTGCGGGGCCTTTGCAGCGGTGCATCGTTGACTTCCGTCTTCCCCCGGGTGCTCCCCACTCGGGGGAAAGCGGAACCAACCCGGCCGGACCACGGGGGAGTCCGGCCGGGCTCCGGATCATCCCCGCATGCCCTTGCGCCCCGAACGCCCCGGTACCCGGGGCACCCGTGCGCTCCCGGAAATATCCGAGTGATCGTCGTGTTACGTCCCGCACTTAACGTCGGCCCATGGCGGACATATTTGACGCGTACGCGCTGGCCGACGCGTGGGACGAGATGTTCGAGCGGCCGGGTGAGGTCAGGACCGCCTATGAGCCGGTGCTGGCGGCGCTTCAGCCGATCGAACCAGGTGAACTGCGCTTCAGGGCCGACCAGATGGCCCGCGCCTTCACCGACCGGGGCGTGACCTACGCCTTCGCGGGCGAGGAGCGGCCCTGGCCGCTGGACCTGGTGCCCAGGATCCTCGACGCACTGGAATGGGATTTCATACAACGGGGCGTGAGTCAGCGGGTCAGGGCCCTGGAGGCCTATCTCGCCGACGCCTACGGGCCCTGCCGCGCCTTCGAGGACGGGGTCGTGCCCTGGCGGCTGCTGCTGGGCTCCCCGCACTTCCACCGCGCGGCCCACGGGGTCGAACCGCCCGGCGGGGTGCGCATCCACGTCGCCGGCATCGACCTCGTCCGGGACGAGGCCGGGGACTTCCGGGTCCTCGAGGACAACGTCCGGGTGCCCAGCGGGGTGTCGTACGTCATCGAGAACCGGCGGGCCATGACCCGGGTGTTCCCCTCCCTCTTCGACGGGCAGCACGTCGTGCCGGTGGACGGCTATCCGGCACGGCTGCTCGCCGCCCTGCGCGCCGCCGCGCCCGCGGGGACCGCGGACCCGCGGGTCGTCGTCCTCACCCCCGGGCCCAGCAACGCCGCCTACTTCGAACACGCCCTGCTGGCCCGGCTGATGGGCGTGCAGCTGGTCGAGGGGCACGACCTGGTGTGCCGCAACAACCGGGTGTGGATGCGCACCACGAAGGGCGAGGTCCCTGTCCACGTCGTCTACCGGCGGCTCGACGACGACTTCCTCGACCCGCTCCACTTCCGCCCCGACTCGGTGATCGGCTGCCCGGGCATCATGACGGCGGCCGTGGCCGGACGGGTCACCCTCGCCAACGCCGTCGGCAACGGCGTCGCCGACGACAAGCTGCTGTACACCTACGTCCCGGACCTGATCCGGTACTACCTCGGCGAGGAACCGATTCTCCCCAATGTGGAGTCGTACCGCCCCGACGAGCCCGGGCAGCTCGACGCCGTCCTCGACCAGATCGACAAGCTGGTCATCAAGCCGGTCGACGGCGCGGGCGGGCAGGGCATCGTCATCGGCCCGAAGGCCGACGCGAGGACGCTGGACAAGACACGCAAGGCGGTCGCCGCCGACCCGCGCGGCTTCATCGCCCAGCGGCCCGTCGCCCTGTCCACCTCCCCCACCCTCGCGGGTGAGCGCATGGCGCCGCGCCACATAGACCTGCGGCCGTTCGCCGTCAACGACGGCACCGACGTCTGGGTGCTGCCCGGCGGGCTGACGCGCGTGGCGCTGCAGGAGGGCAACCTGATCGTCAACTCCAGCCAGGGCGGCGGCTCCAAGGACACCTGGGTCCTCGCCGAGGGCCCGGCGGACGGGCCGGCCGCCCTGCCGGCCGACGACGCGCCGCCGGCCGTCGCACCCCGCCAGCTCGGCCCCGACGGAACCCCCGCCGGCGTACAGGAAGGGGCGCAGCAGCAGTGAACGACGTGATCCTCTCCCGCATCGCGGAGGCGCTGACCTGGACCGGCCGCTATGTCGAACGGGCCGACGCCACCGCGCGCATCCTCGACGCCTATCTGCACCGCATGCTGGAAGACCCCTGGCGCGACGAGGACGCGGCCTGCCGGTCGCTGTACGCGATCCTCGGCGTCGACGCGGGCCCCGACCCCGTCGACATGCAGCAGGTCCTCGACCAACTGGCCTTCGACTCCCGCTCCACCTGCGCCATCGAGGGCGCGCTGGGCGCCGCCCGGCTGAACGCGAGGAGCGCCCGCGAGGCCGTCTCCTCGGCGATGTGGGAGTGCCTGAACGCCACCTGGCACGCCCTCGCCGACCAGCGCCGCGCGGCCCGCCGCACGGGACCCTACGGCTATCTGGAGCTCGTCCGCAGCCGCGCGGCCCTCTTCTTCGGGCTCGCCGACTCGACGATGAGCCGCGACGACAGCTGGCGGTTCGTCGTCCTGGGCCGCAGCCTGGAGCGCGTGGACATGACCGTACGGCTACTGTCGGTACGCGTCCTGGACGCCGCGCACGCTCCCGACTGGCCGACCCTGCTGAGCGCGTCCGGCGCCGACGAGGCGTACGCGCGCGTGTACGGCGGTTTCGGCGACACCCCGAGAGTGGCCGAATTCCTCCTTTTGGACCGGGACTTCCCGCGCTCGGCGCTCCACGCGCTGACGACGGCCGAGGAGTGCCTCTCGGCCCTCGGCCGCCCCCGCCAGGACCCCGCCCGCCGGCCCATCGGCCGGCTGCGCACCCGCCTCGAATACCTCGACACCCACGCCCTGGAAGAACAACTGCCACTGCTGCTACGGGACTTGCAGACCGCCTGCATGGCCTCGGCGGAGGCGGTCGCCGAGCGGTTCTTCCCGTACCAGGGGCCCGTCGTATGGGCCCAGGAAGGAGCGTGAGCATGAGCGCCAACGGCACCCGCAGGCTCCGTATCCGCCACACCACCCAGGTCTCCTACGCGCAGGCGGCGGTCTCCTCGCACAACGAGGTCCGGATGACCCCGCTCACGCTGCCCGGACAGACCACCCTGGACGCCCGGGTGACCATCCGCCCGGCGGCCACGACCTGGTCGTACTGGGACTACTGGGGCACCCAGGTCACCGCCTTCGAGCTGATGGACCCGCACGCGGACCTCACCATCACGGCGTCCAGCCTGGTGGAGACGTCCCCGCCGGCCGGCCTGCCGCCCTCCCCCGCCTGGGCGGAGATCACCGAACGCACCGCCACCTCCCGGCTGCTGGAGTTCGCGGGCCCCACGGTCCGTACGACGGTCCCGCCGAAGCTGGTGAAGAAGGCGCGGAAGGCGGCCGCGGGCCTGGACCCGCACGAGACGGTCGTGGCCGTGTCCTCGCTGGTCGCCGACCGGGTGACCTACCTGCCCGGCGTCACCGGCGTGAACACCTCGGCCGCCGAGGCCTGGGAGCAGGGGGCGGGCGTCTGCCAGGACATCGCGCACGTCACGATCGCGCTGCTGCGTGGCCTCGGGCTGCCGACGCGGTACGTCTCCGGCTATCTCCACCCCGAGCGGGAGGCGGAGCTGCACCGCCCGGTGGCCGGGCAGAGCCACGCCTGGGTCGAGTACTGGGCGGGCGACTGGCACGGCTACGACCCCACGAACCGGACCCGGGCCGACGAGTCCCACGTGGTGGTCGGCCGGGGCCGCGACTACGACGACGTCACCCCGCACAAGGGCGTCTACCGGGGGGTCGCCGGCGGGCCGCCGGAGGTGACGGTGGAGTTCACGCGGGTGGCGTGAACCGGGCGCGTGACGGGGCCTCCCCTTTCCGGGGCGGCCGCCGGACAATCCAGGTATGGCGAGGAACCGGGCAAGGAACCGTGTGACGAACCGTGCAAGGAACCGGGTACGGAACCGGGTACGGGCCCTGACCATGGGGGCGGTGCTGTGCGCGGCGGCGGGCTGCGGAGGGGGCGGGAGCGACGGCGAACCCTCCGCCGCCTCCTCCGCCGCCTCCTCCGCCACGGCCACACAGGCGGCCTCCCGCCCCTACAAGGACGGGCATCTCACCTTCACCCTGCTGTTCCTGCGCTGCGGGCTGAACGCGGTCTCCGGGTCACACAGCGAGGGACAGCCGGACGGGCAGTTCTGCTGGGCGCGGCTGCGGGTGGACAACCAGGACCCGCAGTTCCACACGTACGTGGCGAAGAGCCAGCGGCTGGCGGGCGTCCCCGGGCGCCCGGGGACGCCCGACACCTTCGCCATGGCCGTACGGCGCCAGCACGACAGGGTGGAGATCGGCGGGCACGATCTGATCGAGGTCGAACTCTGGTACGACGTCCCGCGCGACGCCAAGGTGAGCGGTCTGCGCGTCTCGGGCGACCGCGATCCGGCCGGCTATCTGAGCACCAGCCCGGCGCCGTTCACGCCGGGCGGGGTCCTCATCGCGATGAAACCGCTGATGGGCTGGTAGCCGACGGGCCCAGGGACACGACCCAGGGACCTCAGCTCAGCTTCAGGGCGTCGCAGGCGGCCTTGTACTTGGCGGTGCAGATCTGGGCGACCGTGAAGATGCCGTCGGCGATGACGGTCGTCTTGATGTTGCTCTTCGTCAGCGCGACCACGGTCTGCAGCTTGGCCGGAATGCCCTTGGTGGTCGGGCTGTCGACCTTGTCGCGGGTGAGGGCTTCGAACTGCAGCTCACGGCCCTGGACCTTGGCGACGGCGGCCTGGGCGGCGGCCGCGGCCATCGCCGGGTACGGCTTGTAGACGCTCATGTACTGCTCGCCGGTGATGATCCGCTGCACGGCCGGCAGCTCGGCGTCCTGACCGGTGATCGGAGGCAGGTCGCTGTCGCTCATGCCCGCCGCCTCGAAGGCCTTGACGATGCCGCCGGCCATGGCGTCGTTGGCGGAGTAGACACCGGCGATGTTGTTCTTGCCGAGCGCCTCGATCGCCTTCGTCATCTCGGCCTGGGCGATCTTCGGGCTCCACTTGTCGGTGTCGTACGACTTCGCGATCGTGACCCGGCCGTTGAGCTCGCTGAGCGCGCCCGCCTTGAACTGGCCGGCGTTCGGGTCGGTGGGCGCGCCGTTCACCATGACGATCTTGTCCGCGGTGCTGGGGTTGCTGATGGCCTCCGCGAGGCTACGGCCCTGCACCTCACCGACGAGCTCGTTGTCGAAGGAGACGTACGCGTCGATCGGGCCCTGGGCGAGGCGGTCGTAGGCGATGACGGGGATCTTCGCGTCCTTGGCCTTCTGCACCATGGGCGCGATCTCCTTCGCGTCGACGGCGTCGAGGAGGATGATGTCGACCTTGTCGTCGATCATCTTCTGCATCTGGGTGTTCTGCGTCTTGGTTTCCCCGTCGGCGTTCGCGTACTCGGTCGTGCCCTTGTTCTGCGTGAGCTCGGCGACCGTCTTCTTGATGATGGGGTAGTCGAACTGCGCGTACCGGGTGTTCGTCTCCTCCGGCATCAGCACGCCCACCGTGATGTCGTTGCTCCGGGTCGGTGTCGCGCTGCCGCTGCTCTCCGAGGCTCCCAGCATCCCGCACCCGGCGAGCGAGAGGGACATCGTGGAGGCGACCACGGCTATGGCGATACGACGCATTCGGGGCTCACTTCAGGTGCGTTCGGTGCGATTCCGGGCACACATGGGTGCGACATGGTGACCCAGGTGTCTCAAAAGACAACGCGGCGGCGACCGCCGGAGTCAAGCAGAACCGGTTAACGAAGGAGCAACGTCACACTCCGCTTAGCGGACGAAGACGCATGGAGACGAAGCGAAGACCTTGCGAAGACCTGTCGGAGACCGGTCGCGGAATCCGCTGTGCGACCGTCGCGGAAATCGCCGTGCGCCGATCCGGAAATCGGGCGGGAAATGGTCCAAGGAGCCGTACAACCAACGCCGTTCCTCACGGGTCATGATCACGACAGGGCTCATCACGACCCGCTTCATCACAACCCCGCCTCATCACTCCAGGCTTCGTTCGACGAGAGGACCCATGCGCCCCGCCAAGAGCCCCGCCAGACTCGCCACGGCCGTCGTGCTCGCCACCACCGGCGGTCTCGTCACCACCGCCGTCGTCATCGCGCCGACCGCCTCGGCCGCGACGACCTGCGCCTCCCCGGTCTACGTACGCCAGATCTTCGCCAACACCACGTTCTCCGGCCCGGCGAGGCAGACGGGCTGCGATGCGGCGATCTCCGAGAACTGGGGCGCCAAGGCCCCCGCCTCCGGCCTGCCGTCCGACAACTTCGGCGTCCGGTGGACGGTGACAAGGGACTTCGGCTCGGGCGGGCCGTTCGTGTTCTCGGCCGCCGCGCGGGACGGGATCCGGGTCTACGTCGACGGCGTCCGCAAGGTCAGCCTCTGGAAGAACGGCACGGCGACGGTGAGTCAGGCCGTCAACGTGACCGTCCCGTCCGGCAGGCACACCCTCCGCGTCGACTACGTCAACTGGACGGGCGCCGCGAACGTCGGCTTCGGCTACACGCCCCGCACGTCGGCGACCGTGGACAAGGTGCGGCCGCTGGCGCCGACCGGCGCCGCCTGGGACCACACCCCGCACACCGGCGGCGGCGAGGCCGCGATCCTGCGCTGGGCCGCCAACAAGGAGATGGACCTCGCCGGTTACCGCGTCTACCGGCGCCCGCAGGCCGATGCCGCCTGGACCCGGGTCGGGGCGACCACAC is a window encoding:
- a CDS encoding circularly permuted type 2 ATP-grasp protein translates to MADIFDAYALADAWDEMFERPGEVRTAYEPVLAALQPIEPGELRFRADQMARAFTDRGVTYAFAGEERPWPLDLVPRILDALEWDFIQRGVSQRVRALEAYLADAYGPCRAFEDGVVPWRLLLGSPHFHRAAHGVEPPGGVRIHVAGIDLVRDEAGDFRVLEDNVRVPSGVSYVIENRRAMTRVFPSLFDGQHVVPVDGYPARLLAALRAAAPAGTADPRVVVLTPGPSNAAYFEHALLARLMGVQLVEGHDLVCRNNRVWMRTTKGEVPVHVVYRRLDDDFLDPLHFRPDSVIGCPGIMTAAVAGRVTLANAVGNGVADDKLLYTYVPDLIRYYLGEEPILPNVESYRPDEPGQLDAVLDQIDKLVIKPVDGAGGQGIVIGPKADARTLDKTRKAVAADPRGFIAQRPVALSTSPTLAGERMAPRHIDLRPFAVNDGTDVWVLPGGLTRVALQEGNLIVNSSQGGGSKDTWVLAEGPADGPAALPADDAPPAVAPRQLGPDGTPAGVQEGAQQQ
- a CDS encoding helix-turn-helix transcriptional regulator, with the translated sequence MAGHGTEEHPHGADRLCDAGDRVYSRAVRRGRVARTDAEPVPCLLELALLHPDPDDMDWLVPTSPQEVMTRLLHGLYDEVSASGRRMGAAVAAFEWYAGLGGPARGATAGEGAAIRVLDGSSRIQAALDAATEACTTEVLTVQPGGIRREHELSEGLHRALELRGRGVRMRDLYNHVARHGQGLLTYLELMGDAVEARTLDEVIDRLILFDRTVAFIPANTDRTMALELRHPALISYLVTVFERLWRLAIPLTAPLPDTRIEGISHREQSIAALLAEGHQDAVIAERLGISVRTCRAHIARLSETLGAASRTQLGVRIAQVGLDRPSGVSVPAPEPAPAPAPAPAPAPAPAPAPAPAPGAVPGQGSPTGR
- a CDS encoding alpha-E domain-containing protein; its protein translation is MNDVILSRIAEALTWTGRYVERADATARILDAYLHRMLEDPWRDEDAACRSLYAILGVDAGPDPVDMQQVLDQLAFDSRSTCAIEGALGAARLNARSAREAVSSAMWECLNATWHALADQRRAARRTGPYGYLELVRSRAALFFGLADSTMSRDDSWRFVVLGRSLERVDMTVRLLSVRVLDAAHAPDWPTLLSASGADEAYARVYGGFGDTPRVAEFLLLDRDFPRSALHALTTAEECLSALGRPRQDPARRPIGRLRTRLEYLDTHALEEQLPLLLRDLQTACMASAEAVAERFFPYQGPVVWAQEGA
- a CDS encoding sugar ABC transporter substrate-binding protein; translated protein: MRRIAIAVVASTMSLSLAGCGMLGASESSGSATPTRSNDITVGVLMPEETNTRYAQFDYPIIKKTVAELTQNKGTTEYANADGETKTQNTQMQKMIDDKVDIILLDAVDAKEIAPMVQKAKDAKIPVIAYDRLAQGPIDAYVSFDNELVGEVQGRSLAEAISNPSTADKIVMVNGAPTDPNAGQFKAGALSELNGRVTIAKSYDTDKWSPKIAQAEMTKAIEALGKNNIAGVYSANDAMAGGIVKAFEAAGMSDSDLPPITGQDAELPAVQRIITGEQYMSVYKPYPAMAAAAAQAAVAKVQGRELQFEALTRDKVDSPTTKGIPAKLQTVVALTKSNIKTTVIADGIFTVAQICTAKYKAACDALKLS
- a CDS encoding transglutaminase family protein; protein product: MSANGTRRLRIRHTTQVSYAQAAVSSHNEVRMTPLTLPGQTTLDARVTIRPAATTWSYWDYWGTQVTAFELMDPHADLTITASSLVETSPPAGLPPSPAWAEITERTATSRLLEFAGPTVRTTVPPKLVKKARKAAAGLDPHETVVAVSSLVADRVTYLPGVTGVNTSAAEAWEQGAGVCQDIAHVTIALLRGLGLPTRYVSGYLHPEREAELHRPVAGQSHAWVEYWAGDWHGYDPTNRTRADESHVVVGRGRDYDDVTPHKGVYRGVAGGPPEVTVEFTRVA